In Bactrocera oleae isolate idBacOlea1 chromosome 3, idBacOlea1, whole genome shotgun sequence, a genomic segment contains:
- the GMF gene encoding glia maturation factor, with amino-acid sequence MGDSKICDISDDVRDALKKFRFRKSTSNSALILKVDREKQLVILDELLEDISVDELQETLPGHQPRYIIYTYKMIHDDQRISYPMCFIFYTPRDSQIELQMMYACTKSALQREVDLTRVYEIRELDELTEEWLREKLK; translated from the exons GGTGATAGCAAAATCTGTGACATCAGCGACGACGTGCGTGACGCATTAAAGAAGTTTCGCTTCCGTAAAAGTACATCAAACTCGGCACTGATAT taaaagtcGATCGCGAAAAGCAACTTGTTATTTTGGACGAACTCTTGGAGGATATCTCCGTTGATGAATTACAAGAAACACTGCCAGGACATCAGcctcgatatataatatatacgtataaaATGATACATGACGACCAAAGAATTTCATATCCAATGTGTTTCATATTTTACACCCCACGCGATAGTCAG ATTGAGCTGCAAATGATGTATGCCTGCACCAAAAGTGCCCTCCAACGTGAGGTGGACTTAACACGTGTCTACGAAATACGCGAATTAGATGAACTCACTGAAGAATGGCTCAGGGAAAAACTCAAGTAA
- the LOC106616766 gene encoding zinc finger protein 32, translating to MDYNIHKICRVCLEEGALTSIYSTEFAMMPCTMLMMCAKIRVYKSDGLPAVICNNCIYRLGVAYHFKQECENSDMRLRQYLGLQDRGYGFCDAETNTDLPVESLSHKTHTYLEPDSEEESDMGENVKKSKRRSRYQRKPPEEHKRRGPKPLPKLPQTCYECNKTFKCSAQLQMHLRTHTGEKPFGCSYCPRRFAQKYNLHIHQRTHTGERPFQCEICSKQFSALGNFQAHQKIHTGIRDQLCPVCQKAFYSVGDLSKHMVTHTQLKSHHCDVCGKSFSRQRDMQAHKRKQHTLHERSEDDEDEAVDTTCPEPIVVVGGVVPNSSLQGTTVLQESFKCPDCDKEFGSASSLSVHFRSHANSNLLNLPLTSQMPHHYHAAAPPTHATLTHDGLHPHTHHLPLNTPLQPNHATHMTHHPTMAHMLAAAQPPPPPPPAASAQSTAALSMMHAAQRLHPF from the exons atggactataatattcataaaatttgcCGAGTGTGTCTAGAAGAAGGGGCACTTACGTCCATATACAGTACTGAATTTGCGATGATGCCTTGCACTATGTTGATGATGTGTGCCAAAATCAGG GTTTATAAAAGTGATGGTTTACCTGCAGTCATATGCAATAATTGCATTTATCGTTTGGGTGTGGCGTACCATTTCAAACAAGAGTGCGAGAACTCTGATATGAGACTGCGACAATACTTGGGTTTGCAGGACAGAGGATATGG tttttgtgatGCCGAAACGAACACAGACTTGCCAGTTGAATCGTTGAGCCATaagacacacacatacttggAGCCCGATTCTGAAGAGGAATCAGATATGGGCGAGAATGTTAAGAAAag TAAGCGTCGTTCACGTTATCAGCGTAAACCACCGGAGGAGCATAAGCGTCGTGGTCCGAAACCTTTGCCAAAACTACCACAAACATGTTATGAATGCAACAAAACCTTCAAGTGCTCCGCTCAGCTGCAAATGCATTTGCGCACACACACAGGTGAAAAACCATTTGGCTGTAGCTATTGCCCGCGacgatttgcgcaaaagtataATTTGCACATACATCAGCGCACACATACCGGCGAACGTCCGTTTCAATGTGAGATTTGCTCCAAACAATTCTCCGCACTGGGCAACTTTCAAGCACACCAAAAGATACACACCGGCATACGAGATCAATTGTGTCCAGTATGTCAGAAGGCTTTCTACAGTGTCGGTGATCTCTCTAAACATATGGTTACACATACGCAGCTAAAAAGCCATCATTGCGATGTGTGTGGCAAGTCATTTAGTCGGCAACGTGATATGCAAGCGCATAAACGTAAACAACATACACTACACGAACGCAGCGAAGATGATGAGGATGAGGCAGTCGATACCACCTGTCCTGAACCGATAGTTGTTGTGGGTGGTGTCGTGCCAAACAGTTCACTGCAAGGTACAACTGTTCTGCAGGAAAGTTTCAAATGTCCCGACTGTGACAAGGAATTCGGTTCGGCTAGCAGCTTAAGTGTGCATTTTCGTTCTCATGCCAATAGTAATCTGCTGAATTTACCACTGACAAGTCAAATGCCGCATCATTATCATGCAGCGGCACCACCAACACATGCTACTCTCACACATGATGGCCTACATCCGCACACACATCATTTGCCTTTGAACACACCATTGCAGCCCAATCATGCCACGCATATGACACATCATCCGACAATGGCACACATGCTTGCAGCAGCACAACCGCCGCCTCCACCACCGCCTGCAGCGTCGGCACAAAGCACTGCCGCACTAAGTATGATGCATGCGGCGCAGCGTTTGCATCCTTTTTAA
- the RpL34a gene encoding large ribosomal subunit protein eL34 produces MVQRLTLRRRLSYNTKSNRRRIVRTPGGRLVYQYVKKNKTVPKCGQCKEKLKGIRPTRPCERSRLSKRQKTVARTYGGVLCHSCLRERIVRAFLIEEQKIVKALKSQRELVKPVKPVAEKKPAKAQASKSAGGKSATKKPAQKSTGKSKK; encoded by the exons ATGGTTCAACGTTTGACTTTGAGAAGACGTCTGTCTTATAACACCAAATCCAACAGGAGGCGTAT tGTGCGCACACCTGGTGGTCGCCTTGTGTACCAATATGTAAAGAAGAACAAGACCGTCCCAAAGTGCGGTCAATGTAAAGAGAAGCTAAAGGGTATTCGTCCCACACGCCCATGCGAACGTTCCCGTCTGTCGAAACGTCAAAAGACCGTAGCACGTACCTATGGTGGTGTTTTGTGCCACAGCTGTCTGCGTGAACGCATCGTTCGTGCCTTCCTTATTGAGGAGCAAAAGATCGTAAAGGCGCTGAAGAGCCAACGTGAATTGGTGAAACCAGTCAAGCCCGTTGCTGAGAAGAAGCCCGCCAAGGCGCAAGCCAGCAAATCTGCAGGAGGCAAGTCGGCGACCAAGAAACCCGCCCAGAAATCCACTGGCAAATCCAAGAAGTAA
- the LOC106616763 gene encoding probable cytochrome P450 4ac1, with amino-acid sequence MALFTFLLCFSIFLLGLIFYLKRLSKEYYLLACCRQLKTVDGSKISDKVYIVPGRTIFGNNFDILNSNPEDIYHWSRDLYKRAKGKPYALYFYQACIYTITSPEAVQEVFQSQSLTTKGVVYELVRPFLGEGLLVSSEQHWHDRRKLLTPAFHFNILQSFIEVFKNETLKLVNLLSAKKDQNVNLNEIISEFTLNSVCETALGVSLNDISGSSEYRKIIHELELVMVKRLCNPFMYYPLVFKLFGDYKGFYKNVKVAHNFSSKIITKKREEFQKRQFAKETVHENDDETGKRKRYAMLDTLFHAESQGVIDHRGICDEVNTFMFEGYDTTATCLIFTLFNLAVHSDIQEKCYREVKNYDLPAMSISDFNQLEYLERVVKETLRLQPSVPFISRCCREDTELNGVILSAGSQINIHILDIMRDEQHFPDPLKYDPDRFLPENSLNRHPYAFLPFSAGSRNCIGQRFAMLEIKAMLVGILQNFRVLPVTTPEDIRYENGLVLRTKENVLVKMVKRAN; translated from the exons ATGGCATTATTTACATTTCTTTTGTGTTTTTCAATATTCCTATTaggattaattttttatttaaaaaggctCAGTAAAGAGTACTATTTGTTGGCATGCTGCAGACAATTGAAAACGGTGGATGGCAGTAAAATATCGGATAAGGTGTACATAGTGCCGGGACGCACTATTTTTGGCAACAACTTCGACATATTGAATTCAAATCCGG AGGATATTTACCACTGGTCTCGCGACCTCTACAAACGCGCAAAAGGTAAACCTTATGCTTTGTATTTTTACCAAGCTTGTATTTACACAATAACAAGTCCGGAAGCAGTACAAGAGGTTTTCCAAAGTCAAAGCTTAACAACAAAAGGCGTTGTATATGAATTAGTGCGTCCATTCTTGGGTGAGGGATTGCTTGTGAGctcag AGCAACATTGGCATGACAGGCGAAAATTGCTAACACCAGCTTTTCACTTTAATATATTGCAGAGTTTTATTGAAGTTTTCAA AAATGAAACTTTAAAACTTGTTAATTTGTTAAGCGCGAAGAAGGATCAAAATGTGAATCTAAATGAAATAATATCGGAATTCACTTTAAATAGTGTTTGTg aaaCTGCGCTTGGCGTTTCCTTGAACGACATATCTGGCAGCAGCGAGTATCGCAAGATCATACATGAGCTAGAGTTAGTGATGGTGAAACGGCTATGCAATCCATTTATGTATTATCCTTTGGTATTCAAATTGTTCGGCGATTACAAAGgattttacaaaaatgtaaagGTGGCACATAACTTCAGCAGTAagattataacaaagaaacgtGAGGAATTTCAAAAAAGGCAATTCGCCAAAGAAACTGTGCATGAAAATGA TGATGAAACTGGTAAGCGGAAACGTTACGCCATGTTGGATACACTTTTCCACGCCGAGTCCCAGGGAGTGATCGATCATAGAGGCATTTGTGATGAAGTGAATACATTTATGTTCGAGGGCTATGATACGACGGCAACGTGCCTCATTTTTACATTATTCAATTTGGCCGTACACTCGGATATACAAGAGAAATGTTATCGAGAAGTAAAAAATTACG ATTTGCCAGCAATGAGCATTTCCGACTTCAATCAGTTGGAATATTTGGAACGTGTTGTAAAAGAAACACTACGTCTCCAACCCTCTGTACCCTTCATATCGCGTTGCTGCCGCGAAGATACAGAACTCAATGGTGTGATATTGTCAGCCGGCAGTCAGATTAATATACACATACTCGACATAATGCGCGATGAACAACATTTTCCGGATCCTTTAAAATACGATCCTGACCGATTTTTGCCCGAAAATAGCTTAAATCGACATCCGTACGCCTTTTTGCCTTTCAGTGCTGGTTCAAGGAATTGCATTG GTCAAAGATTTGCCATGCTGGAAATTAAAGCTATGCTAGTGGGCATTTTGCAGAATTTCCGGGTGCTGCCCGTCACCACACCAGAGGACATTCGCTACGAAAATGGATTGGTTTTACGCACAAAAGAAAATGTGCTAGTTAAGATGGTTAAGAGGGCCAATTAA